A single Myxocyprinus asiaticus isolate MX2 ecotype Aquarium Trade chromosome 50, UBuf_Myxa_2, whole genome shotgun sequence DNA region contains:
- the LOC127438984 gene encoding G-protein coupled receptor 52-like: MNWSGLIEPVPTANGSLGNYFSRSLNHSCPLGWGQNKVVEACVLETAVIVLLTVLIIAGNLTVIFVFHCAPLLHHYTTSYFIQTMAYADLLVGLSCLVPTLSLLHYPAGVQEPLTCQVFSYVISVLKSVSMACLACISVDRYLAITKPLSYNQLVTPCRLRCCIILIWIYSCLVFLPSFFGWGKPGYHGDIFEWCAHSWPTSALFTGFVVCLLYAPAALVVCFTYFHIFRICQQHNRDISERRARFPSQEMETAEGGHPTCHGPDRRYAMVLFRITSVFYMLWLPYIFYFLLESSHVLDSPALSFVTTWLAISNSFCNCVIYSLSNSVFRLGMRRLSQTLCSSCSFSPCTHDDMDFGEPKPRKRDNSCSI; this comes from the coding sequence ATGAACTGGTCAGGGCTGATCGAACCGGTCCCCACTGCAAACGGCAGCCTTGGCAATTACTTCAGTAGGTCACTAAACCACTCCTGCCCCCTGGGCTGGGGACAGAACAAGGTCGTGGAGGCTTGTGTCTTGGAGACAGCTGTTATCGTATTACTGACGGTGCTTATTATTGCTGGGAATTTGACTGTGATCTTTGTGTTTCATTGTGCCCCGTTgttacaccattacaccaccagcTACTTCATCCAGACTATGGCCTACGCTGATCTGTTGGTTGGGCTAAGCTGCCTAGTGCCCACCCTTTCGCTTCTCCATTATCCAGCTGGTGTCCAAGAGCCTCTCACCTGTCAGGTGTTCAGTTATGTCATCTCCGTTCTCAAGAGCGTTTCAATGGCCTGTCTGGCTTGCATTAGTGTGGACCGCTATTTGGCTATCACGAAGCCCCTATCCTACAACCAGTTGGTAACACCCTGCCGCCTTCGTTGCTGCATCATTCTTATATGGATCTACTCTTGCTTGGTGTTTCTACCTTCATTCTTTGGCTGGGGTAAGCCGGGGTACCATGGGGATATCTTCGAATGGTGTGCCCACTCTTGGCCCACGTCTGCGCTCTTCACTGGATTTGTGGTTTGCCTGCTGTACGCCCCTGCGGCCCTTGTGGTCTGTTTCACATACTTCCACATCTTCCGCATCTGCCAGCAGCATAACCGGGATATCAGTGAACGAAGGGCACGCTTCCCCAGCCAGGAGATGGAAACTGCCGAGGGGGGCCACCCCACATGTCACGGACCAGACCGACGTTACGCCATGGTGCTCTTTCGTATCACCAGTGTCTTCTACATGCTGTGGCTCCCCTACATTTTCTACTTTCTTCTCGAGAGCTCCCATGTGCTGGACAGCCCTGCACTCTCCTTTGTGACCACCTGGTTAGCAATTAGCAACAGCTTCTGTAACTGCGTCATTTACAGTCTGTCCAACAGTGTGTTCCGGCTGGGGATGCGCAGACTCTCGCAAACACTCTGCTCGTCCTGCTCTTTCAGCCCCTGCACTCATGATGACATGGACTTTGGCGAGCCAAAGCCAAGGAAGAGAGACAACTCTTGCTCCATCTGA